Part of the Paenibacillus sp. YPG26 genome, ATGAGCGAGCCCCTTAATCAGGATGGCGCGAAGTCACCAGGCCTGGGTGCCGTACTCAAAGAAATGCTGTCCACTTTCCCTTCGATGGTAAGTGAGGTGGTGAAGAGCAAGACAGCGGGTATTGCCGCCTCATCACGTCTTCGCGAAGAACGGGTGAGCCTGGATTGGAATGAGGCTTCCGCACGGACCGTCTATAGCGAAATTGAGGACCTGCTCCGCCGAAGCAGTCAAGGCAGAAATATGGACGAGCACCTTGCCGCATCCCATTTCCCCGATGGACTGACCTCAGCCGATCAAGACATCATCCAGGAGATAGAGAATGCGGTCAGCCGCGGCAATATCAGCAATTTGACCCGGACTGAGGCCTATCTGAAATGTTATGAGGCTTATCCCGAGCTGCACTGGTCCTTCCTGGCTCATATGGTATCCCGTAATGCGGGGTGGAATATGAGTGATCTGCGGGGCGGGCAAATGTATCCTCTGCTCAGCGAGGCAAGCAAGGAGATCACGTACCGCTTCCTCGAAAGGTGCAACGCGCTTATTTTCCAGGACGCCTATCCGCAGCTTCTTCTGTATATGAAGAGCCGGGAGATCGGCTCAAGCCTCTTTTATCTGCTGCCCCATTTCCACGTATCCCGGTTCATGCAGCCTTTCTGGGAACGCTTCTGGCTCGAGAGGGGCAGCGCGCTGCTTGCCGTGGGGCTGATTATTAATGAACAGAATTATATTGAGAAAAGGGTTGTCCAGAATCCGTACTTTCAGAATCGGGTAACGGATAAAGTCAATTTCCACCTCCACAGCTGGGCCGGTCTCAACCAGATTGTCTTCCCTCTGCTTGATGAGGACCCGCTGACTGCATTCGGGGAGGCAATATCCGCCCCCGATCCGCTATGCCCGGATGAATCTATCCCGCGGCTTGCCGGCCGGATTCTTGGTGATTTCTCCAGCCTGAATGCACGCATCACATTTGGCAAAAGCCTGTACGCCCTGCTGTTCGGCCTCACCTCCCTGCGCAAGGGTGCCGAGACGTTCGCCTCGCGGATTCCCCATACCGGTTCAAGGTCGGATTATTGGCCGGGACTCTTCACGACGCACAAAGAAGAAGCCCTGACCACCGGGTTAGAGGGATCAGAGCTTCTGGAGCAGGGGAATCTTCCACCCGGCAAGCGCCTGTATGCGCCGCAGTTGCTTGATGCCTGGGGAGATACCAGTTATGAGCCGATCTCCCGTGAAGACTGGATGCAGGATCACAGCGCGCTGGATGGGCTTAGCAAGCCGCAGCAGCCTTTTTTATGTGATATCAGCTTTGAGCATCGGCTTGGGATTATCAAGACGGCCTTCGCCCATGATGCCGCGGGTACCTTGCATTAGTTAGCCGATGTACCCGTACTCCGCTGAAGCCGCATCAGCGGCCGAAGTACCTTTTGCAATACTCGCGGGTAGCTGTCCAGCTCATCTCTGCGAACAACACGCAGGAGTACCAGCATAACAGGGTACAGAGCCAGAACGGCTGCACCGACCAGACAGCAGGCCAGGAAGAACCCGATTCTTGGTGGCATGAATGAAGTGGTCAGATCACCCACATAATTCAGTCCGTAGCCGACTCCGAACAGAATAACCACGGTTAGCAGAAAGCCTGTCCAGCGCCCCCGCATAATATTGAATGAGACCATTTGTTTCATAGAGCGAAGATTAAGCAGGGTAATAATCAGGAAGCAGATCCCGGTAGCACCGATAATCCCGTAGATCCCGAATACCGCAGCCAGCGCGAAGCTCGCGATCAGCTTAACCAGAATCCCGACAAAGACATGCCCCATCGACAAATTGACTTTGCCCATGCCAATAAGAATCGAGCTTGTGATGGACATGGTAATCTGGAAGATAGTTCCCAAGGTCAGCAGACCAATAATCCCGCTGCCATCCAGGCTGCTGAAGAGCATGCCATTCAAGGAATAAGCCGCCGAGCACAGAATGATCACAATCGGCATGCCGGTTAGGATAGAGACGCGCATAGCCAGGGTGATCTGGCGCTCAAGGTGCGGACGGTCCCCCCGGGCAAAAGCCGCTGCAATTACCGGCAGAAGCGAAGCGCTGAGCGCTATGGACAGGATCGGCGGGATTCCGGCGATACTCTGGGCCCGGCTTCCAAGGATACCTAATGTATGCGTGGCAGCCAGGTTGCCCATCTGATCAATCAAAAGCGGCTTGACCAGAGTGGAGTCAATGAAGTTAATGGCGGGCACAGCCAGCGATGAGAGAACGATAGGGATGGAGAGCTTGAAGATATCCCGGTAGATCCGCATCAGCGGGATCTGCTCATCTCCTGCAGACAGATCCTCCAGCTGCAGCTTCCGGTCCTCTCTTCGCAGCTTGATGGAATACCAGAGCATAATTCCGAACGCGGAAATGCTTCCGAGCACCCCGCCGAAGGACGCTCCCGCGGCTACCCACTCATCAGAGTAGCTGGCATGGAGAAGGAAGAAGGCAAGTCCAATCCCGGTAATTACCCGAAGCACCTGCTCCATGATCTGGGATATCCCGTTTGCGGTCATTTTGCCCCTACCCTGGAAATAACCCCGCATCATCGCAATGGTCGGGAACAGCAGAAGCGCCGGAGCTATTGCCCGAATCGCAGGTGTTGCTTCAGGCTGCTCCGTCCAGTTCGCATAGACGGGTGCAAGCACGTACAGTAATATCGTTATGACGATTCCGATAAATACCGAGAAGATCAGGGCTGCCTTATAGACCCTGTTCGCCTCGCCCGGGCGCTTCAGCGCATAGCGTTCCGAGACCATTTTGCTAAGTGTGCTTGGTATACCTGCTGTCGCGACGGTCAGAAGCATCAGATATACGTTGTTCGCCACGGTATAAGACGCGTTGCCGACCGCTCCGAAGATGTGCTCAAGCGGTACCCGCTGCACCAGGCCGAGAAGCCTTGCCACCAAGGCGGCGGCAGCCAGGATCAGCGTACCTTTGATAAAAGATTCTTTCTTAGACAAACCCTTTTCCCTTCTTTCTCATAATCCAAGTTGATGCATTTCCCTAGAAAATCCAGATGAAGAACAGGATAATCATCACAATCTCAAGAATAATCTTGACGACCATGCTGCTGAACAGCCCCACGACAGAGCCAACTCCGACCTTAAGTGATTTCTGGAAAGAGGAGCCCGAGAGCATCTCTCCCGCCACCGCTCCCACAAACGGTCCAATAATCAGTCCGAACGCGGGAATTACAAAAGGCCCTATAATCGCACCTATGGTACTCAGCCATACGGACGCTTTGCTTCCGCCGAATCGCTTGACTCCCCATGCGCCAACCGCATAATCCGCAGCCAGCAGGACAACAACGATAACCGTCTGAATTGTCCAGAAGCCCCAGCCGAAATGCTCGAAGGTGAAGAACCACCCATACACCAGAAAAGCGGCGTAGACTGCTATAACACCAGGCAGGACAGGAACCACTGCTCCCGCCAGCCCGACAATGAACAGACCAATAATCAGAACCCAGCCTAGAATGTCCATCCGGGGATCACTCCTCTGTCAGAATAAATTTCTGGATGACCTCAGCAATCCCATCATCATTGTTGGATGCCGTAACATAGTCCGCATTCTCCTGGACGGCGATCTGCGCATTCCCCATGGCAACACC contains:
- a CDS encoding DUF456 family protein, translating into MDILGWVLIIGLFIVGLAGAVVPVLPGVIAVYAAFLVYGWFFTFEHFGWGFWTIQTVIVVVLLAADYAVGAWGVKRFGGSKASVWLSTIGAIIGPFVIPAFGLIIGPFVGAVAGEMLSGSSFQKSLKVGVGSVVGLFSSMVVKIILEIVMIILFFIWIF
- a CDS encoding polysaccharide biosynthesis protein, whose product is MSKKESFIKGTLILAAAALVARLLGLVQRVPLEHIFGAVGNASYTVANNVYLMLLTVATAGIPSTLSKMVSERYALKRPGEANRVYKAALIFSVFIGIVITILLYVLAPVYANWTEQPEATPAIRAIAPALLLFPTIAMMRGYFQGRGKMTANGISQIMEQVLRVITGIGLAFFLLHASYSDEWVAAGASFGGVLGSISAFGIMLWYSIKLRREDRKLQLEDLSAGDEQIPLMRIYRDIFKLSIPIVLSSLAVPAINFIDSTLVKPLLIDQMGNLAATHTLGILGSRAQSIAGIPPILSIALSASLLPVIAAAFARGDRPHLERQITLAMRVSILTGMPIVIILCSAAYSLNGMLFSSLDGSGIIGLLTLGTIFQITMSITSSILIGMGKVNLSMGHVFVGILVKLIASFALAAVFGIYGIIGATGICFLIITLLNLRSMKQMVSFNIMRGRWTGFLLTVVILFGVGYGLNYVGDLTTSFMPPRIGFFLACCLVGAAVLALYPVMLVLLRVVRRDELDSYPRVLQKVLRPLMRLQRSTGTSAN
- a CDS encoding DUF2515 family protein — translated: MSEPLNQDGAKSPGLGAVLKEMLSTFPSMVSEVVKSKTAGIAASSRLREERVSLDWNEASARTVYSEIEDLLRRSSQGRNMDEHLAASHFPDGLTSADQDIIQEIENAVSRGNISNLTRTEAYLKCYEAYPELHWSFLAHMVSRNAGWNMSDLRGGQMYPLLSEASKEITYRFLERCNALIFQDAYPQLLLYMKSREIGSSLFYLLPHFHVSRFMQPFWERFWLERGSALLAVGLIINEQNYIEKRVVQNPYFQNRVTDKVNFHLHSWAGLNQIVFPLLDEDPLTAFGEAISAPDPLCPDESIPRLAGRILGDFSSLNARITFGKSLYALLFGLTSLRKGAETFASRIPHTGSRSDYWPGLFTTHKEEALTTGLEGSELLEQGNLPPGKRLYAPQLLDAWGDTSYEPISREDWMQDHSALDGLSKPQQPFLCDISFEHRLGIIKTAFAHDAAGTLH